The Skermanella pratensis genome has a window encoding:
- a CDS encoding GMC oxidoreductase yields MLERGGSNATDRQVAERRNSDIDHTTTFLKQGMPDKAWRFTIGFGGGSNCWWACTPRMMPNDFRLKSLYGVGRDWPISYDQLEPWYQEAEEIMAISGSDTGTPFPRSKPYPQPPHRFTDPDRLLKAAYPDGWFPQPTARARIATASRAACCANGICNLCPISAKFTVANDLTGLYQDDRVTLLLRAEALAIETAGGMATGVVYRRDGAEQTARGDLIVLGANAIFNPFIMMKSGLDHPLLGRRLHEQTSVDALVYLDGVDNFQGSTSITGHGYMLYDGPHRSRHGACLIESWNRPEFRNEPGRWRQIQLLKCIVEDLPQERNRVALSREHPDKPVLHFEARSDYATRGVAALDEALPRILAKLPVERVEIKRSVNVTEAHVLGTTVMGDDPSDSVIDANLVHHQVRNLMVMGSGAFPTGAPANPSLTISALALRAAEHQHRPGGRSS; encoded by the coding sequence GTGCTGGAACGCGGAGGGAGCAACGCCACGGACCGGCAAGTGGCCGAGCGGCGGAATTCCGACATCGACCACACCACCACGTTCCTCAAGCAGGGGATGCCCGACAAGGCCTGGCGGTTCACCATCGGCTTCGGTGGCGGTTCGAACTGCTGGTGGGCGTGTACGCCGCGCATGATGCCGAACGACTTCAGGCTGAAGAGCCTGTACGGCGTCGGGCGCGACTGGCCCATCTCCTACGACCAGCTGGAACCCTGGTACCAGGAAGCCGAGGAGATCATGGCGATTTCCGGCTCCGACACCGGCACGCCCTTCCCCCGCTCCAAGCCCTATCCCCAGCCGCCGCACCGTTTCACCGATCCGGACCGGCTGCTGAAAGCCGCGTACCCCGACGGCTGGTTTCCGCAGCCGACGGCGCGGGCCAGGATCGCCACGGCGTCGCGGGCGGCCTGCTGCGCCAACGGCATCTGCAATCTCTGCCCGATCAGCGCCAAGTTCACGGTGGCCAACGATCTGACCGGCCTTTACCAGGATGATCGCGTCACCCTGCTCCTCCGGGCCGAAGCGCTTGCAATCGAAACGGCGGGCGGGATGGCGACCGGAGTGGTTTATCGCCGCGATGGAGCCGAGCAAACCGCACGGGGCGATCTGATCGTGCTGGGTGCCAACGCCATATTCAACCCTTTCATCATGATGAAGTCCGGCCTCGACCATCCGCTCCTCGGCCGTCGCCTGCACGAGCAGACGTCCGTGGATGCGCTGGTGTATCTCGACGGCGTGGACAATTTCCAGGGCAGCACGTCGATCACCGGGCACGGCTACATGCTCTATGACGGGCCGCACCGGTCCCGGCACGGGGCCTGCCTGATAGAGAGCTGGAACCGTCCCGAATTCCGCAACGAGCCCGGCCGCTGGCGGCAGATCCAGCTCCTGAAATGCATCGTCGAGGACCTGCCGCAGGAACGCAACCGCGTCGCCCTCTCGCGCGAGCACCCGGACAAACCCGTCCTTCATTTCGAAGCGCGGAGCGATTACGCGACGCGGGGCGTCGCCGCCCTGGACGAGGCGCTGCCCAGGATTCTGGCAAAGCTGCCGGTCGAGCGCGTGGAGATCAAACGGTCCGTCAATGTCACGGAGGCGCATGTCCTGGGCACCACGGTCATGGGCGACGACCCGTCCGACAGCGTCATCGACGCCAACCTGGTGCATCATCAGGTCCGCAACCTGATGGTCATGGGAAGCGGGGCGTTCCCGACCGGCGCCCCGGCCAACCCGTCCCTCACCATCAGCGCGCTGGCGCTGCGCGCCGCCGAACACCAGCATCGCCCCGGAGGGCGCTCCTCATGA
- a CDS encoding acyltransferase family protein, translating to MSDDKVAWVQCAKGMTICLVVYGHAMFGVDAAVGLNPTYFFYNNEFFSLFRMPLFFFVSGIFAFRSIARPLDQFVNRTVLHFVYVYLVWCVIQYTFRILTGGVGNQTIDPYAILLIAYKPINVLWFVYVLLAFFVMTRLLRPVPFFIVLSFAGGLAVAHVNSGIYVVDRFTSNYVFFLMGYYGSQMILERARQFRLSHVTILMPLFIAVTFALIYADLRHVQIVRLGVVMFAIFAMTALCVVLADRKLDGLFRYAGSYSLPIFVSHTIATAGSRVVLSKLGLGGSPALLVIGSTLGGIILPIILTEVCDRIRFPWLFRKPGWFSINFRSDDPPARTAPPGPTNGRLADTSARS from the coding sequence ATGAGTGACGATAAGGTCGCGTGGGTCCAATGCGCCAAAGGCATGACCATTTGCCTGGTGGTGTATGGCCATGCCATGTTCGGCGTCGACGCAGCTGTCGGATTGAACCCGACTTACTTCTTCTACAACAATGAATTTTTCAGCCTCTTCAGGATGCCGTTGTTCTTCTTCGTTTCCGGCATCTTCGCGTTTCGCAGCATCGCGCGCCCCCTGGATCAGTTCGTCAACCGGACGGTCCTGCACTTCGTCTATGTGTATCTGGTCTGGTGCGTGATCCAATACACGTTCCGAATACTGACCGGAGGGGTAGGCAACCAGACCATCGATCCTTATGCGATCCTCCTGATCGCGTATAAGCCGATCAACGTGCTGTGGTTCGTCTATGTCCTGCTGGCCTTCTTCGTCATGACGCGACTTCTGCGTCCGGTTCCCTTCTTCATCGTCCTGTCTTTCGCCGGCGGCTTGGCAGTGGCGCATGTCAATAGCGGGATCTACGTGGTGGACCGCTTCACCAGCAACTACGTCTTCTTCCTGATGGGCTATTACGGCTCGCAGATGATCCTGGAGCGCGCCCGGCAGTTCAGGCTATCGCACGTGACGATCCTGATGCCCCTGTTCATCGCGGTGACGTTCGCCCTGATCTACGCCGACCTCCGTCATGTCCAGATCGTCCGGCTGGGGGTCGTGATGTTCGCCATTTTCGCCATGACGGCGCTGTGCGTCGTCTTGGCTGATCGGAAGCTGGACGGGCTGTTCCGCTACGCCGGCAGCTACTCCCTGCCGATCTTCGTGTCCCACACCATCGCCACCGCGGGATCCCGCGTCGTCTTGTCCAAGTTGGGCCTGGGAGGCAGCCCGGCGCTCTTGGTGATCGGCTCGACCTTGGGCGGCATCATTCTGCCGATCATCCTGACTGAAGTCTGCGACCGGATCAGGTTCCCGTGGCTGTTCCGCAAGCCCGGTTGGTTCTCCATAAACTTCCGCTCCGACGATCCCCCGGCGCGCACCGCGCCGCCCGGCCCGACCAACGGCAGGCTCGCAGACACTTCCGCCCGTTCCTGA
- a CDS encoding UbiH/UbiF/VisC/COQ6 family ubiquinone biosynthesis hydroxylase, whose translation MTISDPVRPVAAAQTTDSADLTTEVVIVGGGLAGLTLAAALATAGVPVVCLDRDTPPSQMETDFDGRTTALAFCSKQVLDGAGVWRHMAGDAEPILDIRVVDQESPLFLHYDHQDVGIGPFGWIADNIVIRRALFARVAELPGLRHIAPAAVTRIERDARAAKVVLADGRTVTAKLVIGADGRNSLCRRSAGINVTTWAYDQSAMICNIAHDLPHGGVAVEKFLPGGPFAILPLTGNRSSIVWSERKSLVPTYMGLSDEAFTAEIQRRVGTWLGPVRVVTKRSAWPLSVLHAERYVAQRLALAGEAAHAMHPIAGQGLNMGLRDVAALAEVIVDTHRLGLDVGGMEPLARYQRWRRFDNLTLITVTDLLTRLFSNDFGPLKLARDIGMAAVNRMPPLKKFFMRHAMGMVGELPRMIRGEPL comes from the coding sequence ATGACCATATCAGATCCCGTACGGCCCGTGGCGGCCGCACAAACCACCGACTCCGCCGACCTGACGACGGAGGTGGTGATCGTGGGCGGCGGCTTGGCCGGCCTGACCCTGGCCGCGGCTCTGGCGACTGCCGGCGTGCCGGTGGTATGCCTGGACCGCGATACTCCGCCCAGCCAGATGGAGACGGACTTCGACGGCCGGACGACCGCGCTCGCCTTCTGCTCCAAGCAGGTGCTGGACGGCGCCGGGGTCTGGCGCCACATGGCCGGCGACGCCGAGCCGATCCTGGATATCCGGGTGGTGGACCAGGAGTCGCCCCTGTTCCTCCACTACGACCACCAGGACGTCGGCATCGGCCCGTTCGGCTGGATCGCGGACAACATCGTCATCCGCCGGGCCCTGTTCGCCCGCGTGGCCGAACTGCCTGGCCTGCGTCACATCGCCCCGGCAGCCGTCACCCGGATCGAGCGCGACGCCCGCGCGGCGAAGGTCGTCCTGGCCGACGGACGGACCGTGACGGCGAAGCTGGTGATCGGCGCCGACGGCAGGAATTCGCTCTGCCGCAGGTCGGCCGGCATCAACGTGACGACCTGGGCCTACGACCAGAGCGCCATGATCTGCAACATCGCCCACGATCTGCCCCACGGCGGCGTCGCGGTCGAGAAATTCCTGCCCGGCGGCCCCTTCGCGATCCTGCCGTTGACCGGCAACCGCTCGTCGATCGTCTGGAGCGAGCGGAAGTCCCTGGTGCCGACCTACATGGGCCTGTCGGACGAGGCCTTCACCGCCGAGATTCAGCGGCGGGTCGGCACTTGGCTGGGACCTGTCCGGGTGGTGACCAAGCGGTCGGCCTGGCCGCTGTCGGTGCTCCACGCCGAACGCTACGTCGCGCAGCGCCTGGCGCTGGCCGGCGAGGCGGCGCACGCGATGCACCCGATCGCGGGCCAGGGTCTGAACATGGGCCTGCGCGACGTGGCGGCGCTGGCCGAGGTGATCGTCGACACCCACCGGCTCGGCCTCGATGTCGGCGGGATGGAACCGCTGGCGCGCTATCAGCGCTGGCGCCGGTTCGACAACCTGACGCTGATCACCGTGACCGACCTGCTGACGCGCCTCTTCTCCAACGATTTCGGGCCGCTGAAGCTGGCGCGCGACATCGGCATGGCGGCGGTGAACCGGATGCCCCCGCTCAAGAAATTCTTCATGCGGCACGCCATGGGGATGGTCGGCGAGCTTCCCCGCATGATCCGCGGCGAACCCCTGTAG
- a CDS encoding DUF1489 family protein, with product MLSGAGHTIIASVSDFMPIHLIKLAVGISDPDHLAEVQQGRRFVRDGVAVVPAYTRRKPRRPDEVTEGGSIYWVIKGQVRCRQRVLDFEMMDGEEGETWCRIILDPALVPTLPQSKKAFQGWRYLEPDAAPRDLGDADPGGELPPHILAELRELGLA from the coding sequence ATGCTATCTGGTGCTGGTCACACGATCATCGCCAGCGTTTCGGACTTCATGCCCATTCACCTGATCAAACTGGCGGTCGGCATCAGCGATCCCGACCATCTCGCCGAAGTCCAGCAGGGACGCCGGTTCGTCCGCGACGGCGTGGCCGTCGTTCCGGCCTACACCCGACGCAAGCCGAGGCGCCCCGACGAGGTCACCGAGGGCGGGTCCATCTATTGGGTCATCAAGGGCCAGGTCCGCTGCCGGCAGCGGGTGCTCGATTTCGAAATGATGGACGGAGAGGAAGGGGAGACTTGGTGCCGCATCATCCTGGACCCCGCGCTCGTCCCGACCCTGCCGCAATCGAAGAAGGCGTTCCAGGGATGGCGCTACCTGGAACCGGACGCGGCACCCCGCGATCTGGGCGACGCAGATCCGGGAGGTGAACTGCCGCCCCACATTCTCGCGGAGTTGCGGGAACTGGGGCTGGCCTGA
- a CDS encoding c-type cytochrome — MRKLLAACSGCLMIAAVSTAMMSAGPARAQDADAGKRVFNQCRACHVVDQETNRVGPHLVGLFGRKAGSVEGFRYSEAIQNADITWDEESLSNYLKDPKGFIPGNKMAFAGIRKDDDLNNLIAYLKAETAK; from the coding sequence ATGAGGAAGTTGCTCGCCGCCTGTTCCGGTTGCCTGATGATCGCCGCCGTATCCACGGCCATGATGTCTGCCGGACCCGCCCGGGCGCAGGATGCGGACGCCGGCAAGAGGGTCTTCAACCAATGCCGCGCATGCCATGTGGTCGATCAGGAAACCAACCGCGTCGGTCCTCATCTGGTCGGGCTGTTCGGCCGCAAGGCCGGGTCGGTCGAGGGTTTCAGATACTCCGAGGCCATTCAGAACGCCGACATCACCTGGGATGAGGAAAGCCTGTCCAATTACCTGAAGGACCCGAAGGGCTTCATTCCGGGGAACAAGATGGCCTTCGCCGGTATCCGCAAGGACGACGATCTCAACAACCTGATCGCCTACCTCAAGGCAGAAACCGCCAAGTGA
- a CDS encoding O-antigen ligase family protein, with protein sequence MTDFQFYLMRNLERVFCVLALMVLAGALAPYLFAFRSGIEMNRDFADEVDSGNIKFQAATLTIYSIGLLYILSERARLPKLLLGNWALLALTGLALFSALWSYYPDATFRRAVALSLTTTFAFYLVLRYTPRELLELVGWALMLGAALSLILVILYPTSTIHQGPPLGGSWLGSFGHKNRLGRMMALGVIIFSLLMMERGGKQRWFTWAGLGLCAFMLAMSQSRTAWITAIVLLMMIYVLRFLRGARLPMSLRVGSLLILGFAMVMAVTQFLVVGLEAVGRDLTFTGRTTIWTHAITAGMNHSMLGAGYRAFWTPEGASYVYARIWAMIGNGHNGYLDVWLELGFVGFGLFLLVFFTGIKRAYSRLVRSDDIAGLFYMLLMIYTLVYSMTEKFLLEQSELTWTLIMVTLLYLTPRRVAASGRSPMPAPSRMGRPLQSYPVPGE encoded by the coding sequence ATGACCGATTTTCAATTCTACCTGATGCGCAATCTGGAGCGGGTCTTCTGCGTCCTGGCGCTGATGGTCCTGGCAGGGGCGCTGGCCCCATACCTCTTCGCGTTCCGGTCGGGCATCGAAATGAACCGCGACTTCGCGGACGAGGTCGATTCCGGCAACATCAAGTTCCAGGCCGCGACGCTGACGATCTATTCGATCGGGCTGCTGTATATCCTCTCCGAGCGCGCGCGCCTGCCGAAGCTGCTGCTCGGAAACTGGGCTCTCCTGGCGCTGACCGGACTCGCCCTGTTTTCGGCCCTGTGGTCCTATTATCCGGATGCGACCTTCCGCCGGGCGGTGGCCCTTTCGCTGACGACCACCTTCGCCTTCTACCTGGTTCTGCGCTATACGCCGCGCGAGCTGCTGGAGCTGGTGGGCTGGGCGCTGATGCTGGGTGCGGCGCTGTCGCTGATCCTGGTGATCCTGTATCCCACCTCGACCATCCACCAGGGCCCGCCTCTGGGGGGAAGCTGGCTCGGATCCTTCGGCCATAAGAACAGGCTGGGCCGCATGATGGCGCTGGGCGTCATCATCTTCAGCCTGCTGATGATGGAACGGGGCGGCAAGCAGCGTTGGTTCACCTGGGCAGGGCTCGGTTTATGCGCCTTCATGCTCGCCATGTCGCAGTCCAGGACGGCGTGGATCACGGCCATCGTGCTGCTGATGATGATCTACGTGCTGCGTTTCCTGCGCGGCGCCCGGCTGCCCATGTCGCTCCGGGTCGGGTCGCTGCTCATCCTCGGCTTCGCGATGGTCATGGCGGTCACGCAGTTCCTGGTGGTGGGGTTGGAGGCGGTCGGCCGAGACCTGACCTTCACAGGGCGCACCACGATCTGGACCCACGCGATCACGGCCGGCATGAACCACTCGATGCTGGGAGCGGGCTACCGGGCGTTCTGGACGCCGGAGGGCGCCAGCTATGTGTACGCGCGCATCTGGGCGATGATCGGCAACGGCCACAACGGCTATCTGGACGTCTGGCTGGAGCTTGGATTCGTCGGGTTCGGACTGTTCCTGCTGGTGTTCTTCACCGGCATCAAGCGGGCATATTCCCGCCTGGTCAGGAGCGACGACATCGCCGGTCTGTTCTATATGCTGCTGATGATCTACACGCTGGTCTACAGCATGACGGAGAAGTTCCTGCTCGAACAGAGCGAGCTGACCTGGACGCTGATCATGGTCACCCTGCTCTACCTGACTCCCCGGCGGGTCGCCGCTTCCGGGCGCAGCCCCATGCCCGCGCCATCCCGGATGGGACGGCCGCTCCAGAGCTATCCCGTGCCGGGCGAGTAG
- a CDS encoding 6-carboxytetrahydropterin synthase, translating into MGFTVTRQIGIDAGHRIASHGSKCRHLHGHRYLIEACCSTSSGDLRADGEQAGMVLDFGFLKEEMMAHIDAPCDHGLILDLADHQVLSLFAPPEASPADWLGHLAAQIRDRGYVQTNDTALGQKLYVIPFPPTAEWLARHWYERLAPAVAARSDGLAVLDRVTVWETPNCYATYTAG; encoded by the coding sequence ATGGGTTTCACGGTCACGCGGCAGATCGGCATCGACGCCGGCCATCGGATCGCCAGCCACGGCTCCAAGTGCCGTCACCTCCACGGTCATCGCTACCTGATCGAGGCTTGCTGCAGCACTTCCTCCGGCGATCTGCGGGCCGACGGCGAGCAGGCGGGGATGGTCCTGGACTTCGGCTTCCTCAAGGAGGAAATGATGGCCCACATCGACGCCCCGTGTGACCATGGACTGATCCTCGACCTGGCGGATCATCAGGTCCTGTCGCTGTTCGCGCCCCCCGAAGCCAGTCCGGCCGACTGGCTCGGCCATCTCGCGGCCCAGATCCGCGACAGGGGATATGTGCAGACCAACGATACCGCCCTCGGTCAGAAACTCTACGTCATACCGTTCCCGCCGACGGCGGAATGGCTTGCCAGGCATTGGTACGAGCGCCTGGCGCCCGCGGTCGCCGCCCGGAGCGACGGCCTTGCGGTCCTGGACCGCGTGACCGTCTGGGAAACCCCCAACTGCTACGCCACGTACACGGCCGGGTGA
- a CDS encoding flagellin, translating to MSLSIHTNAVQMTALRSLSMASEYTKAAEARLATGRSIVDAYTDGAAFAVSIRIDTNVKAINAVNERLNATKDSIYRTTEGVSVMSSLTAQVRKTLVKLADTSLVGVERENYEVRYKRFAAEILDHYNGLMKDGTSLVSDGEFYNSIYTAPHKVVSNVDGRQTAIGDWDPTGGSLTLSGFTDPNGTAGARNKEDIAQAWRQVFLDTGQNLVQNGQGYPSEQQVIPTPDAARAAAMIDDSGSSPYRLSQLEDSLSRVMNGLFKDLRSVENYISFNNDIAAASEGGLGAIQDADMTKESARFQAFKVRQEMARQGLAIVQASNRAVLSLLV from the coding sequence ATGTCGCTCTCGATCCATACCAATGCCGTCCAGATGACGGCGCTGCGATCGCTCAGCATGGCATCGGAGTATACGAAGGCGGCCGAGGCGCGGCTGGCGACCGGCAGGAGCATCGTCGACGCGTACACCGACGGCGCGGCCTTCGCCGTGTCCATCCGGATCGACACCAACGTCAAGGCGATCAACGCGGTGAACGAGCGGCTCAACGCCACCAAGGACTCGATCTACCGCACGACCGAGGGCGTTTCGGTGATGTCGTCGCTGACCGCGCAGGTTCGAAAGACGCTGGTCAAGCTGGCCGACACGTCGCTGGTCGGCGTCGAGCGGGAGAACTACGAAGTCCGCTACAAGCGGTTCGCCGCGGAGATCCTGGACCACTACAACGGCCTGATGAAGGACGGGACGTCGTTGGTGTCGGACGGGGAGTTCTACAACAGCATCTATACGGCGCCGCACAAGGTGGTGAGCAATGTGGACGGCCGGCAGACCGCCATCGGCGACTGGGACCCGACCGGCGGAAGCCTTACCCTTTCCGGATTCACCGATCCGAACGGCACCGCGGGAGCCCGCAACAAGGAGGACATCGCCCAGGCTTGGCGGCAGGTCTTCCTCGACACCGGGCAGAACCTGGTGCAGAACGGCCAGGGCTATCCGTCCGAACAGCAGGTCATTCCGACTCCCGACGCAGCCCGGGCCGCTGCCATGATCGACGACAGCGGCAGCAGTCCGTACCGGCTGTCCCAGCTCGAGGATTCGCTGAGCCGAGTGATGAACGGCCTGTTCAAGGACCTGCGAAGCGTCGAGAACTACATCAGCTTCAACAACGATATCGCCGCCGCCTCGGAAGGCGGGCTGGGCGCCATACAGGACGCCGACATGACGAAGGAGAGCGCCCGCTTCCAGGCGTTCAAGGTCCGCCAGGAGATGGCGCGGCAGGGTCTGGCGATCGTCCAGGCCAGCAACAGGGCGGTCCTGAGCCTGCTGGTCTGA
- a CDS encoding aminotransferase class I/II-fold pyridoxal phosphate-dependent enzyme, which translates to MLTSPLVNDRLGRLSDYPFTRLASLLAGVTPRVNAEPVVMSVGEPQHAPPVLIDEVLRTQAHLWGKYPPVAGTPEFRSAAVRWLDRRYGLPAGMVEPDRMVLPVAGTREALFLAALLAVPEAKAGRRPAVLLPNPFYAAYEGAAVMAGAEAVFLTTTRETGFLPDLDALPPELLDRTALFYLCTPSNPQGAVADRAYLTRAIGLARRHGFVLAVDECYAEIYDATAPTGVLEVAAALEARGEASGGGLANLLVFHSLSKRSNAAGLRSGFVAGDPDLIALFSRLRSYSIAGTPLPALAAAAALWDDDAHVVENRALYRAKFDAAQAALDGRFGFYRPAGGFFLWLDVGDGEAATATLWREGAIKVLPGAYLTRPDADGVNRGSSFIRIALVHDAATVAEACTRIAKIL; encoded by the coding sequence ATGCTGACTTCTCCGCTCGTGAACGATCGGCTCGGCCGGTTGAGCGACTATCCCTTCACCCGGCTGGCTTCGCTGCTGGCCGGCGTCACGCCGCGCGTCAACGCGGAGCCCGTCGTCATGTCGGTCGGGGAGCCGCAGCACGCGCCGCCCGTCCTGATCGACGAGGTGTTGCGCACCCAGGCGCATCTCTGGGGCAAGTACCCTCCCGTCGCCGGCACGCCGGAATTCCGCTCGGCGGCCGTCCGCTGGCTCGACCGGCGCTACGGTCTTCCCGCCGGCATGGTGGAGCCGGACCGCATGGTGCTGCCGGTCGCCGGCACGCGGGAGGCGCTGTTCCTGGCGGCCCTGCTCGCCGTGCCCGAAGCGAAGGCCGGCCGGAGGCCGGCCGTGCTGCTGCCCAACCCGTTCTACGCGGCCTACGAGGGGGCGGCCGTCATGGCCGGGGCCGAAGCGGTGTTCCTCACCACGACCCGCGAGACCGGCTTCCTGCCCGATCTCGACGCCCTGCCGCCCGAACTGCTTGACCGCACCGCGCTGTTCTATCTCTGCACGCCGTCCAATCCCCAGGGTGCCGTCGCCGACCGGGCCTATCTGACGCGCGCCATCGGGCTGGCCCGCCGCCACGGGTTCGTCCTGGCGGTCGACGAATGCTACGCCGAGATCTACGACGCCACGGCGCCGACCGGCGTGCTGGAAGTGGCGGCGGCCCTTGAAGCGCGGGGGGAAGCGTCCGGCGGCGGCCTTGCCAACCTGCTGGTCTTCCACTCGCTGTCCAAGCGGTCGAACGCCGCGGGCCTGCGATCCGGCTTCGTGGCGGGCGATCCCGACCTGATAGCCCTGTTCTCCCGCCTGCGCAGCTACTCGATCGCCGGCACCCCGCTGCCGGCCCTCGCGGCGGCGGCCGCGCTGTGGGACGACGATGCCCACGTGGTCGAGAACCGGGCCCTCTACCGCGCGAAGTTCGACGCCGCCCAGGCCGCCCTGGACGGGCGATTCGGCTTCTACCGGCCGGCCGGCGGCTTCTTCCTGTGGCTCGACGTGGGCGACGGCGAGGCCGCCACCGCCACCCTGTGGCGGGAGGGGGCCATCAAGGTACTCCCCGGCGCCTATCTCACCCGTCCCGACGCCGACGGTGTCAACCGCGGCTCCTCCTTTATTCGTATAGCATTGGTCCATGATGCCGCCACGGTCGCGGAAGCCTGTACACGAATCGCCAAAATCCTCTAA
- a CDS encoding P-II family nitrogen regulator — protein MKLIVAIIKPFKLDEVRESLTSLGIQGLTVSEVKGFGRQKGQTEIYRGAEYSVSFLPKVKVEVAVTDELAEQVVEAIQKAANTGRIGDGKIFVLEIAQAVRIRTGETNGEAL, from the coding sequence ATGAAACTCATAGTGGCGATCATCAAACCGTTCAAGCTGGACGAAGTGCGCGAGTCCCTGACGTCGCTGGGCATCCAGGGCCTGACGGTCAGCGAGGTCAAAGGGTTCGGCCGGCAGAAGGGGCAGACCGAGATCTATCGCGGCGCCGAATACTCGGTCAGCTTCCTGCCCAAGGTGAAGGTCGAAGTGGCTGTCACCGACGAACTGGCAGAGCAGGTGGTCGAAGCGATCCAGAAGGCGGCTAACACCGGCCGGATCGGCGACGGAAAGATCTTCGTCCTCGAGATCGCCCAGGCCGTACGCATCCGCACCGGCGAAACCAACGGAGAGGCGCTCTAA